CCAACATAACCAGAGCCGATGACTGAGATGCGCATAGATACTCACCTTAGGTTTCCTAGTTTAGTTGCTTATTAAAGTTTATATTGGTAGTTGCCTTGTAGAAGATAGTGGGGTATGTCCATGAAAATCATTGCGCTCCCTGCCTTCCGAAATAGGAAAATAAACCCCTATAATTCATTATTATACGAAAATCTAATAGCACTTGGGATTAGAGTTGAAGAGTTTTCTGTCTGGAAGCTTGTTCGAGGTGGATACGATATATGGCACATTCATTGGCCGGAGCTAGTACTCAATACCCCCTCTTATTTAATGGCAACTCTTAGAGCCAAGGCCTTCCTTTCCCTTATGGGGATTGCACGAAAGCGAGGTATTAAAATAGTCTGGACAGTACATAATCTTAGATCTCATGAGGGGTTTCATCCGAAGCTTGAGGAAAGATTTTGGGAGCGCTTCTTAGGCATGGTGGACGGCCATATAAGTTTAACTTCCATAGGTCAAGAAGAGCTTTTTAGGACGTACCCACAGCTGAGACGTGTCCCTGGCTTTGTAATCCCACATGGCCACTATCGAGATGTGTATCCCAACAATATCTCCCGTAAACAAGCAAGGGCGCTCCTTGGACTTCCAATGGACTCTAGGGTTATCCTCTTTATTGGGCAGATTAGGAAGTACAAAAATCTGCCCTCGCTAATCAGGGCGTTCAATTCACTTCCTGAAAAAGACGTTAGACTTGTTATCGCAGGGAAACCCGTTGACAGGGAACTTACCAATCAGTTGTTCAAACTAGTAAAGAGTGATAGCAGGATAATGTTTCATCCGAAGTTCATACCTTCAGAGGAAATCCAGGTGTACCTTAACTCTGCTGATCTTGTAGTACTGCCTTACTCTGAAATCCTAAATTCTGGTTCGGCTCTGCTGGCACTTTCTTTTGACCGCCCTGTTCTTGCTCCCGCTAAGGGAAGTATGATTGAATTAAGAGATTCCGTGGGAAAAGAGTGGGTCATGCTGTATACGGGTGAGTTGACAGGCGATACCTTAAGCAATGCCCTTGAGTGGGCCATTTTAGAGAAGAGACCTGCTAGGGCCCCACTGGACAGGTTTAGCTGGGATAATATAGCTAGGGAAACCCTCAAAGCTTACAAAAAGGTTCTGGAGAGAGAATAATTCGTTGCTATTTCACTAAACGTTCAGATTTTTGAACTACACAATTTCAAAAAGCTCCTTTGGTTCCCCTGTAGTCTCTCTGAGTATTACTTTTTCTTCTGAAAGATTCGCCCTTCAGAATGGGAGGAAGTCAAGGTTCTTTTGCACTTTGCTCTCTTTGGTAACCCTACAAAAGCCAGTGGACTTCTTGCCGGGTATTTCTTGGCATGAAAACTACATAGTCTCGAGAAAAATATGGAGTTCGCAAAAAAGATATGAGCCTGCGTAACAATATTCGGAAAGTGTTATGGATAATACGCTCTTGATTTACTAACAACTAGCTCAAAGAGATCCTGGGGTTTTTTTATAGTTTCTCCAGTATTACTGCTGAAAAACCCGTGATCGGAGTGGTCGCCGCCCCTTGGGTCCCCTGGAATAGGTTCCATACCGTGGTCCGAGATTATGTACAGCACGTCGTCTTCGTCGAGCTTTTCGGAGACGTTCTTCACGAGTTTGTTGAGATCGAAATAGACGTTCATGAGCTTGAGCTTCTTCCGTATCAGGAAGTGTGATATCTCGTCGAGAAAGGGAGTGTACCAGAATATCAGTTCATAGTCACCCTCAAGCGCCTCAAAAAGTGCCTTCCTGTCCGTCTCATAAGTCCTAAAAGCGTACTCTAGGAGGGGCTTTAGATTGCCCTTAACAGCCTTGTACATAGCTTCCTTAATTTCTGGGGTTGAGACGTTTCTGCCGTAGGAGGGAACGCCGTTCGTCCAGGTCTTCTCGAAGTAGTCGAATATGGTTCTGTACTTCCTTGTCTTGAGGAGATAGTCGTAAGTCTCCTTAAACGGGTCAGGAGTCATGGCATCGCCGATCCTCTTCCTTATCGAGAGGGGGAGTATCTTTGCCCCGAGTTTGACATACCAGGGGGTTTTAACCTTCGTTATGTTGCCCTTATTGGCGATGAACTTCTGCCTCTTGATGAAGGGCTCCTCTATCTCTGGGATTTTCCTTCCTGTCAGCATCGACGCCCATATCGGGGGGGTTACTATGACCTCGAAGTCCGAGAGGTCGGTTTTGGAGTGAGCTTTCTGCTTGATGTATTCTAGGTTCCATTCCTCAACTAGGTTATATTCCAGCCCATCTATGCCAAGGATCACTATTCTTCCGGTTTCCATCGGGTACACCTCTTCTCCTACGTCTTTCAGGCTCACGCGCTAATACAATACTAAACCCAGTAAGGTTTATAACTCCTACCAGCCACAAGGGGCTGATGAGGCCCCTGCTGCTTAAAACGCTGGCAAAGTTCAACATGCTCGTTGACATCGCCGCGTCGAGGATTCACAATTACTCTCCAAAGGATACTATCGCCGTTTTCGGCTCCCGCCGCTCCGGCTCCACGTGGCTTATGGAGATTTTGGAATCGCTCCCGGAGTACCGATCCGTTTTCGAGCCCTTTCATCCGAGGTATTACCCCGAGTTCGGCAGGATAGGTTTTCCCTATGACCCCTACGTTCCCCTTCCGGGTGAATACAACCGCATAAGGGAGTACCTGGAAAGAAGTCTCTCCGGAAAGGTTTACATTCAGTTCCCCTACAGGATGGGCGTCATCAAGAGGCTGAAGGGCTCAAAGCTTGTCGTCAAGTTCGTCAGGGGGAACACGATTCTACCCTGGGCGGCGAGAACCTTTAAGATAAGGGGCTATTACTTCATAATCCGCCATCCGTGTGCCACAATAGCCTCCCAGCTCACTACTGGGTATCACTCGAGGATAACGGTAGAGCAACTCCTGAATGAAGTCAACAAGGTTCCAGAGCTTTCGGAGAACAAGAAGCTTATCATGCATTTGATGGGAATTAACTCTGAAATAAAGCGTCTGGCAGCCATCTGGGCCTTTGAGAACTACATACCCCTCGCTTCCGAGAAGCCATACCCCTGGTACACGGTGGTCTATGAGAGACTGATAAGGGAGCCTGAGGAGGAGTTCAGGCGGGTCTTCCGTTACATCGGCGAGGAGGTTCCTGAGGAGGCCTGGAAGAAGATGAGGAAGCCTAGTATGGTGACGAGGAAGAGCTACGGAAGGGAGTACATTGGCACACCTAAGCAGCTTCTCAAGTGGAAGGATCAGCTGAGCGAGAGGCAGGTGAAGGATATACTCGAAGTTGTCTCCTGGTTCGGCCTGGACTTCTACGATGAGCGGCCTGAGCCGGATTACGACGCCCTTGCCCGATGGAGGCCATAGAAGAGTAAAGTCATGAGACAAACCTAAGCAACAACTTCTTAACTGGCCTAAGGTTTACCCCAAACTTTGCCTCAATTGCTTCAAGGAGCTCCACATCCTCCTTTTCCACTGTCTTCGCTAGGAGTATAACTGGGAGGTAAAGAACATAAGCCACGAGGGTTGCGGCAACAGCGGTCATTACTCCGCTGTTGACCCTCGTCGTGACCATAATGATGATCATGGTCAGTCCCGCCATGAGAACCTTCAGGTAGTTCCTTCCAAATGGATGGACACCGGTCTTCCTGTAGAGCTGCCATGTTCTGTAGATGTTGGCCATTATATACGAAACCGCCGTCGCAACGGCTGCACCTTCAATGCCATACAGCGGTATCAGAAGGACGTTCAGAACGATGTTCGCAGTTGCCGCGAATATGTTCCCAATCAAGTTGGCGCGCGGCTCGCCTATCGCTATGAGGCTCATGCCGTTGAGGCCCATAATCACGTGGAACATGAAGCCCGCGGAGAGGATCCTGAGGGCTGTGGCGGCCTCAACGTATTTGGGCCCAAAGAATAGCCCTATAGCACTCTCCGGGAAAACGAAGACAAACATGAATACCGGGAACGTGAGAAGGAACACCCACCTGGCAGTGGTCCTGTAGAGTTTGTCCATCCCCTCGATGTCCCCTTTTGTGAAGAAGGCCGTTGCTATGGGCATGTAGAGGAAGCCCATCGAGTTGAGGAAGAGCGGCAAAAGCCTTGCTATCGGCGCCGCCCCATTGTAGAGTCCAACAATGTCGGGGTTAAAGTAGTATCCCAGCATAAGCGAATCCGTCCACCCCATAACGTAGTCGAGGATGCCGGTGAGCATGAGGGGGAAGGAAAACAAGAAGAGCTCCTTTGCCAGTCTCGGGCTGAAGTGCAACCTTCTGGGGAGCAGACCGAGCCTTATCATTCCTATGGTTGCTATCCCGGATGAGAGAAATTGAGAAATAACGTAGGCGATGAAGACAAAGGTGAATCCGAAGCCCAGCAGGATGCCCGTAATGAGTATCAAGAAGAAGAGGAGCGGCGGCAAAAGGTTGCGGAAGTACAGGTTCTCGCGCACCCTCCCGTACCCCCTGGAAATCGCGACCAGGAGCATCGTCAGAACCATGAAGGGCAGCGCGGGGGCCGCCAGGCGGAGGGTCTCGCTGAGGTAGCGGTCGTTGAGCAGGGGGGAGATGTATGGGGAGAGGTAAGCTGTTACCATTGCCATTATCACGGACGCGATTATGGCCATCGTAAGCCCGGTTGAGACTAGAGCAGGAACGTCTTCTTTTCTCTCCCTCAAGTAGAGGGATATCTCCCTGGGGAGGCCGCTCTGGAGGCCGAGAAGTGCTACCGTCATTGCTATGCTCATGATGGTCATGGTCAGCGTAAAAGAGCCGTACTGGTACCTGTCGAAGTACCTCGCTATCAAAGCCCTGCTCAGAAAGGTGAGGAACATCGAGATTACCGTTCCCACGAGGACTATCCCCATGCCTCTGGCGACCTTCTGGAGTGCCTTCCCGGTTTCGTCCAAGCCGCTCACCCGCTCATTAGTGTGAAGAGCCCTATCAGCAGGATTATGATGTTTATCGCCTTTTTAAGCTTCGCCCCGTCCGCGTTCCTGCTCACATGGGTGCCGAGGTAGACTCCAGGAATCGTTCCGAGGACGAGGAGGGACGCTATTCCATAATCGACGCTCCCAACGCTCGCGTAGTTCATGAAGCTGAAGGTTGATAGGGCCAGGCCGTAGGTTATCGTCACGCCGACAACGTCCTTCGGTTCGAGTCTGACCACGTTCATGAGGGTAAAGCTCACTATCACGCCGGCTCCAACGGACGTGAACTGGACGGTCAGACCGACCACGAAGCCGAGGAGGTAGACGTAGGCCCATCTGGGCCGTATTGGGAGGTGAATCTCCCCCTTGAGGAGGCTCAGAACCGCGCTCGCAACGAGGACAGCTCCGAGGAGAACCGTGAGGTACTCGTTGAGAACCTCCCTGTTGACCCAGCGGAGGAGCACTCCTCCAAGGATTATCGCAGGGGCGCTCCCGGCGAAGAGCCTCAGTGCTATGTCGTACCTTATTCTGCCCTTTCTTCCGTGGAAGAAGACGCCGAAGACCCTCGTGACCGTGGCGTAAAGGAGGTCCGTGCCAACGGCCACCAGTGGCTCGACACCGAGGAATATGAGGGAGGGCGTCATCAGCGCCCCGCCGCCGACCCCAGTGAGGCCGACAAGGAAGCCGACCAGGAGGCCCAATCCTACGAATACGGGATTCAACGCCCTCCCTCCTTTGAGAATCAGGGCAGGTAGCCCATCTCGCGGGCCTTTGTTATGACGGCCTCGACCTCTTCCTCGGGGGTCATCTTCGAGCTGTCCACCCTAACTTCCGGGTTCTCGGGCTCCTCGTAGACCCCGTCGTAGCCTGTGAGGCCCTTTATTTCCCCCCTCAATGCCTTGGCGTAGAGCCCCTTGGGGTCGCGCTGGATCCTGACTTCAAGGGGCGCGTAAACGTAGACCTCGATAAAGTCCACTATCTCCTTCCTCGCGTACTCGCGGACGGCCCTGTACGGCGATATCAGAGAGACTATCGCTATGACGCCGTTCCTGCTGAGGAGCTTGGCCATGTGGATTACAACCCTGTTGTGCATCTCCCTAGCTTCCTTGGAAAAGCCAAGGTTCGGATAGAGGGTCTTCCTTATCGTGTCCCCGTCGAGTATCTCCACGCGGTAACCCATTTCCCTCAGCCTTTTTGCCAGCTTAACGGCTAAAGTTGTCTTCCCGGCACCGCTTGGCCCGGTGAGCCAGATTGTGAATCCTTTTTCAAGGTTTTTGAGTCCTGTCATTTCAGCTCCCCCCAATTCTATGAACTAATAATGAAATGTGGGAAACTAAAGCTCAGAGGATGCTCCTCCCGTGCATACTCTTTATCGGTTCTTCTATGCCGAAGAGCCGGAGTATCGTTGGCGCGAAGTCGTAGATCGTCAGCTGAGTTGCCCTGCTCTCGTCGAAGCCGGGCAAGTACATTGAGAACACCCCGAACTCGGAGTGGTTGGCATCGTCAGGCCCGGTGTCGTTCTCCGGCAGGTAGTTGGTCGGATGTCCAACGGTTCCCGCCGCGCGCCAGTTGAGGTTGTCGAAGTAGACCATTATGTCCGGCTTGCTGCCCTTCGCCTCAGGGTAGATTTCCTCGGGGTAGAACACCTTTGTGTCCCACTTCTCGCCGTTGGGGCCGCGTATAGATTTTATCTGCTCTGCTACCTCGTCTCTCACCTTTTCGAACTTCGAAAGCGGTATCTTTCCTTCCTTCTCCCTTCCGAGGACGTTGAGGAAGACGCGGGAGTAGTAGCCGCCCCATCCCCAGGCGGTGGTCTCCTTCCAGTCGATTTCAATTTGCTCAAAGCGCTTTACCTTCCCGTCGTGAAGAACCTCTGGGTTCCTGACCTTCAGCAACCCCTCCTCGGCCAGCCACTGGTTTACGGCGAAGTTGCCGTGCATGGCCTTTATTCCGTGGTCGGAGACAATGAAGACGGCCGTCTCGTCGAGGTCGATGAGCTTGAGGGTTTCGCCTATCTCCTTATCGAGAAGCTTGTAGTAGTCAGGGATGACGTTTTCGTACTTGTTGCCCTTCCCCGGGTAGAGGTGGTGATTTTCATCGAAGTAGCGCCAGAATGCGTGGTGGAGTCTATCCAAGCCTATCTCGACGAAGTGGAAGTAGTCCCAGTCCTTCTCCTGGAGGAGGTACCTTATCACCTCAAAGCGCTTTTCCGTCATTTCCCAGATGCCCTCTTTCACCTCGTCCTTGGCTTCTTTCCTGAAGGGGACGTCGAATATGTACTCGCCAACGAGGCGCTCAATCTCGCCCTTGAGTTCCTTTGGATATGTGTAGTCGACGCTAGCATCGGGGGTTATGAAACAGCTGACGAGGTGGCCCTTAATGGGCTTGGGGGGATACGTTGGCGGGACGCCGACTATTATCGACTCCTTACCGCGCTCGCCGAGGTAGTCCCAGAGCGTGGGTTCTTTCACCTTCCTGCTGTGTGCTATCCAGTAGTCCGTGTAGGAATAGCCAGTCCTGTGCCTGAAGCCGTAGAGACCAAGCTCGCCCGGCGTCTTCCCCGTGACCATCACCATCCACATTGGGATTGTTATCGCCGGGATCCCGGTCTGCATAGGGCCGTAAACGGACTTCTCCAGGAGCCTCTTGACGTTGGGCATGTCGTCAATGAAGCGGTTGAACAGAAGTTCCGGTGGGGCCGAATCAAGGCCTATGACGAAGACACGCTTGGTGTTCTCCATTCCTTCCCTAACCTTCTTTCCAAACTCCATAACTCTCACCTCAGGTATTCCTCAATGATTTTGAGGACGTCATCTATTTTATCCCTCTCACAGACGCAGCCGAGAACCTCCCGCTTTCCGCCAGCGTTCGTTCCGAGCCCCCTAAGGCGAGTGATGACTTTACCCATGTCTATCCTCTCCGCCTCCTCCGGGGAGATGCGGAAGTAGACCTGAGCCTTCCCGTGGAAGTTCCTGTTTACGACGACCGCACCCCGGTAGTTCATCTCCCAGACGAGCTTTCTCGCGACCTTTGAGATCACGTTGTAGGGGCTTTCGAACTCCACGAGGGCAAAGCCGTTCTTCTCCTCAACGCTCGAAAGGGCGTTCTCGATTGCGTCCCTTATTGCCTTGGCCTTTTTGATCCAGGGTTCGTATTCGAGAAGGTCTTTGATTTCGCTTTCAAGGAGAACTGTCACCGCTTCCTCGACGGCTTCCCTCTCCATCGCGATGTAGTTGGAGTCAATTAGCTCGACCAGCCTTAAGGCTTCCGTCCGCGATAGGTTTGCTTTCCGGAGGAGCTCGTTAACAGTCTCTAGCTCGAAGGCCTTCTCCCCGATGTCGCCAACGACGCCAAGGGCGCTCCAAGCGTTCCATATCCCGAAGTATTCCGAGACGACGAGCGAGCATGAGGGATAGTATTTGCCCTCAAGAGAAGGGTTAACCTGCTCCACGAGGGGGTTTTTGATTTTTGGCTGGGTGTGGTGGTCGATGAAGAGCGTCGGAACCTTTACCTTCTCCACTTCGTCAGGCACGTTGAAGTCGAGGACGTAGAGCCTCTCTGCCCTTTCGATAGCGTCCCATATCCGCCCGTCAAACCTGAACTCGCCTATTGGGGCGGTCATGTTGGTGAACTCCTTCAGCCCAAGAGCCCTCACGAGAAGCGCAGCCGAGGTTACCCCGTCTGTGTCCCAGTGGTGAACTATGAGGTGCATCTCCATTCCTCCAGATAAAATTTGAGAGAAAATCACTCCACGAAGGGGTTCTCAAAGCTCCTGATGACCTCGTAGACTTCGGGCCTCATCATGTACTCCGGCGGCTGCTCGCCGGCCATTATCATCTTCCTGAGCTTCGTGCCGCTTATGTGGACGTGGAACTCTTCACTGTGGGGGCATATCTTGGCGTTGACCATTCCCCCGCACTTCCTGCAGTAGAAGGCCTCCCTGATGAACATCGGGGTTATGCCGAGGTCAGGGAAGTTGTCGAACATCTCCCAGGCCTCGTAGGGCCCGTAGTAGTCGCCGACGCCTGCATGGTCGCGGCCGACGATGAAGTGGGTCGCACCGAAGTTCTTCCTCATTATCGCGTGGTGAATGGCCTCCCTTGGGCCAGCGTAGCGCATCTCGTAGCGGACCGTCGCGAGGGTCGCGGCGTCCTTTGGGTAGTAGTGCTTGAACAGGGCTTCGTAGGCCTTGATTATGACCTCGTCCCTGTAGTCGCCCTTCTTCTTCTTGCCGAGGACCGGGTTGATAAAGAGGCCGTCGACGAAGGTAAGGGCCGCTTTCTGGACGTACTCGTGGCCGACGTGGGGGGCGTTCCTCGTCTGGAAGGCTACTATCGTCTTCCATCCGAGCTCCTTGAAGAGGATCCTTGTCTCGACCGGCCTCAGCGTGTACTTGGCGAATGGGTTCGGCAGCTCGTTGAGGAGCTCTATCTCGCCGCCGACGAGGTAGTCGCCCATGCTCATTACCCTGACCACTCCCGGATGGGCCGGGTCATCGGTCTTGAAGACCTTGACGGCGAACTCCTTTTTGTCGTAGGTATAAATCTCCTCGACGTGCATCCTCGCTATTGGGAGGCCGTCGTGGTAGAGGAGAACCGCGTCGCCCTCGTCGAAGGTCTTCTCTCTCACGTCGAGGACTATTGGGATCGTCCATGGAGTGTCGTCGCTCAGGCGCATGTGGTCGAGGACGCTATGAAAGTCGTCGCTAGTTAGAAATCCTTTAAGTGGAGAATAGACGCCGTGGGCGATGTTCTCGAGGTCTACGGCCCTCCCGTGGTCTATGTTAACGCGTGGATACTCCTTCTGCTCGCTCAGGATCCTCTCGCGGGTCCTCTCGGCAACGAGTCTCCTAACGAGTTTGCCGCCGTGGGGCTTAGATACCATCGTTATCACCCAAAAACGAAATCAGTCGAGGTAGCCGAGGGCGCGAAGCCTCTCCTTGACCTTCTCTTCCTCCTCTTCGGTGAAGACTTCCTCCTTCTCTTCCTCCTCGAGGCTCGCCAGGACCTCGCGGAGGACGTAGGTCACGTAGTCGGAAACCGAAGTGAACCCTGTGCCCTCTATCCTGGCCTTTATCTTGTCGTAGAGGGGCTTCGGTATGGAAACGGTCGTGTACTTCTTCTCCTCAGCCATCACGAACACCTCCCGCTTTAATGATATTTAATGCCATTTAATTAAAAGGAGGATGAGTATATAAATCTCTCGGAGGATCACTCCACTCCCTCTATATCTTAGTATGCCCGTCGATGAGGCTTTTCCTGAGCTCGGGTTTCTTATTTCACACTTCTTGTTGACAATGGAGCTCCACATCGTCCAGTTCCGTATTAGAAAACCGTTCTATGCTCTCTGTGGCTGTTTAATCCTCTTTTACAGGTTGTTTTATCTAATTTTGTAACTCTTTATTTAAGTTGGTCTTTAACTATTTTCGATAGAAACCTTTATAAGCTTCAGTCGCGGATTTTCCTCGATGACTATTTGGGGTGGTTAAGATGAAACGGGCTATGGTTGTTGGAGTGCTCGGTCTCTTGGTGTTTCTGGCCGGGGTCAAGTTTGGAGTTTCGTATTTCAGCGACGTGGCCAAGTCCGAGGGAAACCAGATTTCCACCGGGGAATTTGACATTGGCATAAGCAGGGACGGAGAAAGGTTCTACGATGACTATAAGCTATTCTCCTTCGACGACCTCCAGCCGGGAGAGGAGAGGACTGTTGACTTCTATATCAAAAACCGAGGAGACTACCCGATTTCCTTCGTTGGCATGGTTTTCAACATCACCGACCTTGAGGACGGCAGCCCAAGCAAGGCTGAGGCCCTGGTTGATAAAACCCCCGATACCGGTGAGCTCAGTAAATACTTGATAATCAAGGACTTCCGCGTCTCTCAGGATGGTGATGAGAAAGTCCTCAGTGACTACATAGGGAAGAGTCTGAAGGATCTTAATATGAGCGAACTCCAGATCTTCTCGGGCTCACTTCCGGAAAATGGAATCCTAAAGGTAACTTTGACTGTTCAACTTTCCCCCGCCGCTGGCAACGACTGCCTCACCGACACTTCAAAAATCTGCATTCGGATCACCGCGGGGCAGTGAGAGGAAACCTCTTAAACCCCCAAGGGAAGCAATTAACGCGATGATGAGTGATGGGCGAACCGACCGGTGAGGAAGGAAAGGTGATCGCTGAGCATACCTTTTTAACCTCCTCTTTTTGAGTCCTCTTGGGATGATGACTTCAGCCTTGCCTGAGGCTCGTGATGATGGAGTGACGGACTGACCGCTTCCTTATTTTTATAATCCCTGTGATTAGAGCCCTCTAATAAAATTGGAAAACCTAATAAAGTTTGGCGTCAACACATCATGCCGCGAGGCGGGGTGGTAAGTTGGAAGAGGTTTACAAGCCCATCTGGCTTTCTATAGTCGGAAACGTTCTGCTCGCCTTGCTCAAGCTAGTCATCGGGTTCCTCTACTCGAGCATAGCCCTCATCTCGGACGGCGTCCACTCCCTGAGCGACGTGATAACGAGCGTCATCGGCTACGCGGGGATAAGGATATCCTCCAAACCCCCTGATCAGAGTCATCCTTTTGGCCATTCGCGCTTTGAGCCGCTGGTTGCTTTTCTCATCGGGGAAGCGCTCCTCATAGGCGCATACGAGATAGGGCGCGACTCCGTCTACAGGCTCCTGAGAGGAGAGGTGATAGATGTTAACTCCATCATGCTCGGAGTTACTTTCCTCTCAATCCTCGCCAAGGAGGCCATGTTCCGCTACTCCGTTCACGTCGGCAGAAAGCTCAACAGCCAGATTCTAATAGCGGATGCCTACCACCACAGGAGCGATTCTCTGAGCAGTCTGGCGGTTCTGGTCGGGTTGGGAGCACAGAGACTTGGATTCAGATACGGCGACGCTCTAGCTGGCCTCGTGGTGGCGGTCTTCCTCATGAAGGTCTCCCTTGATGTAATCCTCCAGAACATCGGCTACCTGACGGGCCAGGCTCCGTCCTTCGAGGTCTGCGAGGAGATAAAGAAGCGCGCCCTCGGCGTCCCAAACGTCCTCGGCGTTCACGACCTGCGGGCGCACTACGTCGGGAACAAGCTCCACGTGGAGCTCCACATCGAGGTGCCGCCGGAGCTGACGCTGAAAGAGGCCCACGATATCAGCGAGGAAGTGAAGAAACGCGTGGAGGAGATTCCAGAGGTGGACAGGACCTTTGTCCACGTGGACATAAAGGGGATTACGGAGTGAGGCCCGCCACGATCTCTCTCAAATCCCTCAAAAACTCCTCCAGGTGCTCCCTCCTCACGTGGGGCATCACAACGACCCTGATGTAGCCCCTGTGGGCGCTTATTCCCCAGCCTCTTCTCTTGAGCTCCTCTTCGACTCTCTCCAGTTCCTCCGCCCCGAAGGAAACTATGTTGAGCACCGGCTCGCGGATGAGGTAAACGCTGGGTATCTTCTTCAGCTCCCCGGCGAACCACCTGCTCAGTTCCATCG
The sequence above is drawn from the Thermococcus pacificus genome and encodes:
- a CDS encoding cation diffusion facilitator family transporter is translated as MEEVYKPIWLSIVGNVLLALLKLVIGFLYSSIALISDGVHSLSDVITSVIGYAGIRISSKPPDQSHPFGHSRFEPLVAFLIGEALLIGAYEIGRDSVYRLLRGEVIDVNSIMLGVTFLSILAKEAMFRYSVHVGRKLNSQILIADAYHHRSDSLSSLAVLVGLGAQRLGFRYGDALAGLVVAVFLMKVSLDVILQNIGYLTGQAPSFEVCEEIKKRALGVPNVLGVHDLRAHYVGNKLHVELHIEVPPELTLKEAHDISEEVKKRVEEIPEVDRTFVHVDIKGITE
- a CDS encoding ribbon-helix-helix domain-containing protein, which produces MAEEKKYTTVSIPKPLYDKIKARIEGTGFTSVSDYVTYVLREVLASLEEEEKEEVFTEEEEEKVKERLRALGYLD
- a CDS encoding TasA family protein translates to MKRAMVVGVLGLLVFLAGVKFGVSYFSDVAKSEGNQISTGEFDIGISRDGERFYDDYKLFSFDDLQPGEERTVDFYIKNRGDYPISFVGMVFNITDLEDGSPSKAEALVDKTPDTGELSKYLIIKDFRVSQDGDEKVLSDYIGKSLKDLNMSELQIFSGSLPENGILKVTLTVQLSPAAGNDCLTDTSKICIRITAGQ